One window of Bactrocera tryoni isolate S06 chromosome 2, CSIRO_BtryS06_freeze2, whole genome shotgun sequence genomic DNA carries:
- the LOC120769210 gene encoding uncharacterized protein LOC120769210, with protein sequence MKTLIFFVIVLSALTITVKTSLDFRNAVCISTNRSSLYFDTCILKAVNRSYKYFSMRAKFPQKKPVHNISMSFALLRKANGYKPFLYNFTIDACKYLKKRANPVVRYFHSWFEKYSTINRTCPYGPQDEVVEKLPISYVNHVATQVLPLPTGEYTFHTDWYFYGIKVAIVKVFFQIF encoded by the exons ATGAAAACACTCATATTTTTCGTAATAGTGCTTAGCGCACTTACC ATAACGGTAAAGACGAGTTTGGATTTTCGTAACGCCGTTTGCATTAGCACCAATCGGTCGAGCCTTTATTTCGATACTTGCATTCTGAAAGCGGTCAATCGCTCGTACAAGTACTTCTCGATGCGTGCGAAATTTCCCCAAAAGAAACCAGTTCATAACATATCG ATGTCGTTTGCCTTGCTGCGTAAAGCAAATGGATACAAACCGTTTCTGTACAACTTCACCATAGACGCCTGCAAATATTTGAAGAAGCGTGCCAATCCGGTTGTACGGTACTTTCACAGCTGGTTCGAGAAGTACTCCACCATAAATAGGACTTGCCCATATGGTCCA CAAGACGAGGTTGTTGAAAAGCTGCCCATCAGTTATGTCAACCATGTGGCAACGCAGGTGTTGCCTTTACCTACTGGAGAGTATACTTTCCACACCGACTGGTATTTCTATGGCATTAAAGTGGCTATTGTGAAggtcttttttcaaattttctag
- the LOC120767587 gene encoding uncharacterized protein LOC120767587, translating to MAVNSKIQFFEKYFTVNGTYTYGQIVVHSKLDFTNVKCISLDNSTVYFDICLLKSVNRTYKYLSIRARFPRKQPTYDIKVNFAMMRRENGYKPFLYNITIDACKYLKTHNNPVIRFGHQFFEKYSTVNRTCPYGQDEVLDKLPVSYVNNLITSVLPLPHGDYAYQLTFYLYNKKLAIATVYASFT from the exons ATGGCTGTAAATTCGAAAATTCAGTTCTTCGAAAAATACTTCACCGTCAATGGAACCTACACCTATGGACAG ATTGTCGTACATTCAAAGCTGGATTTCACGAATGTTAAATGCATTTCCCTCGATAATTCTACCGTGTACTTCGATATCTGTTTATTAAAGTCCGTTAATCGCACCtacaaatatttatcgataagGGCTAGATTCCCCAGAAAGCAACCAACTTACGACATAAAG gtGAATTTCGCCATGATGCGAAGGGAAAACGGCTACAAACCCTTTCTGTACAATATAACCATTGATGCCTGTAAATATCTGAAAACGCACAACAACCCCGTCATTCGCTTCGGACatcagtttttcgaaaaatactcCACCGTCAATAGAACCTGCCCCTATGGACAG GATGAAGTGCTGGATAAGCTCCCAGTTTCTTACGTCAACAATTTAATTACAAGCGTGCTTCCATTGCCTCACGGAGATTATGCTTATCAATTGaccttttatttatataataaaaagttgGCTATTGCAACTGTGTATGCCTCTTTCACGTAA